A region from the Pseudonocardia petroleophila genome encodes:
- a CDS encoding cation:proton antiporter, whose product MDMKHVIAYVLLDVAIVVVAARLTGRLFRRVGQPAVIGEIVAGIALGPTLLGAFPGDLDQVLFPPDVRPFLSVIAQLGLALFMFIVGLEVDLSLIRGRRRAAGAVAAGSVVLPFALGVGVALVLHPYHAESVPLLPFALFMGVAMSITALPVLARILTERGMQRTPTGVLALACAAIDDVIGWTLLAVVVAVAAGGSAGGALVIMGWTLLFALVMFFGVRPLLARLVGWHARAGRLTPDILAVVLAGLLASAWITEIIGVHAIFGAFLFGAVMPRREAAALTREILERLEQVSLLLLLPVFFVVAGLQVDVGAVGPAGIWQLGLILVAAIAGKFLGASVAARAQGMPRRQSTALGVLMNTRGLTEIVILQVGLQLGVLSPAMFTLMVIMALVTTAMTGPLMKLVYPDRVLARELAAAERAELGEVDAFTVLAVVDDPADGRRVAELARDLTGREHPARVVLCRLLPAQVELEVASGLGAELGMIAAAGDELRTLARELEACGTPASVVARFGLDPAALAGTLGADLVLLTGDADTAVAALAAVPETTVVVARFGAGEASTGTPLALVDGAAGGRAALRIAAHLALRGSDEVAVDSADGRGGSRRTGAAADALTRRGVTARPARAGEIAQAAVVVLPDSADPPVDLGEHAVVLRVRPSGADRDDDLDQSLSRITVTPTDARHP is encoded by the coding sequence ATGGACATGAAGCACGTGATCGCCTACGTCCTGCTCGACGTCGCGATCGTGGTGGTCGCGGCCCGGCTGACGGGCCGGTTGTTCCGGCGCGTCGGGCAGCCCGCGGTGATCGGCGAGATCGTCGCGGGCATCGCGCTCGGGCCGACGCTGCTGGGGGCGTTCCCCGGCGACCTGGACCAGGTGCTGTTCCCGCCCGACGTCCGCCCGTTCCTGTCGGTGATCGCGCAGCTCGGCCTGGCGCTGTTCATGTTCATCGTCGGGCTGGAGGTCGACCTCTCGCTGATCCGCGGGCGCCGCCGGGCCGCCGGTGCGGTCGCGGCGGGCTCGGTCGTGCTGCCGTTCGCGCTCGGCGTCGGGGTCGCGCTGGTCCTGCACCCCTACCACGCGGAGTCCGTCCCGCTCCTGCCGTTCGCGCTGTTCATGGGCGTGGCGATGTCGATCACCGCGCTGCCGGTGCTCGCCCGCATCCTCACCGAGCGGGGCATGCAGCGGACGCCGACCGGGGTGCTGGCGCTGGCCTGCGCCGCGATCGACGACGTCATCGGGTGGACGCTGCTCGCCGTCGTCGTCGCGGTGGCGGCGGGGGGCAGCGCCGGCGGCGCACTGGTGATCATGGGCTGGACGCTGCTGTTCGCGCTCGTCATGTTCTTCGGGGTCCGCCCGCTGCTCGCCCGGCTGGTCGGCTGGCACGCCCGGGCCGGGCGGCTGACCCCCGACATCCTCGCGGTCGTCCTGGCCGGGCTGCTCGCGTCGGCCTGGATCACCGAGATCATCGGGGTGCACGCGATCTTCGGCGCGTTCCTGTTCGGGGCGGTCATGCCGCGCCGCGAGGCCGCCGCGCTGACGCGGGAGATCCTGGAGCGCCTCGAGCAGGTCAGCCTGCTCCTGCTGTTGCCGGTGTTCTTCGTCGTCGCCGGGCTGCAGGTCGACGTCGGCGCGGTCGGGCCGGCCGGGATCTGGCAGCTCGGGCTGATCCTCGTGGCCGCGATCGCCGGCAAGTTCCTCGGCGCCTCGGTGGCGGCGCGGGCGCAGGGGATGCCGCGGCGGCAGTCGACCGCGCTGGGCGTGCTGATGAACACCCGCGGGCTGACCGAGATCGTGATCCTGCAGGTGGGGCTGCAGCTCGGCGTGCTCAGCCCCGCGATGTTCACCCTCATGGTGATCATGGCGCTGGTGACGACGGCCATGACCGGCCCGCTGATGAAGCTCGTCTACCCCGACCGCGTGCTGGCCCGCGAGCTGGCGGCGGCGGAGCGCGCCGAGCTGGGCGAGGTCGACGCGTTCACGGTGCTCGCCGTCGTCGACGACCCGGCGGACGGGCGGCGCGTCGCCGAGCTCGCCCGCGACCTCACCGGGCGCGAGCACCCCGCCCGCGTCGTCCTGTGCCGGCTGCTGCCCGCGCAGGTGGAGCTGGAGGTGGCCAGCGGGCTGGGCGCCGAGCTCGGCATGATCGCCGCGGCCGGTGACGAGCTGCGCACCCTGGCCCGTGAGCTGGAGGCCTGCGGCACGCCCGCGTCGGTGGTGGCCCGGTTCGGCCTCGATCCGGCCGCGCTCGCCGGCACCCTCGGCGCCGATCTCGTGCTGCTCACCGGGGACGCCGACACCGCCGTCGCGGCGCTGGCCGCGGTCCCCGAGACCACGGTGGTCGTGGCCCGGTTCGGGGCCGGCGAGGCCTCGACCGGCACCCCGCTGGCCCTCGTCGACGGCGCGGCGGGCGGGCGCGCGGCCCTGCGGATCGCCGCGCACCTGGCCCTGCGCGGCTCCGACGAGGTGGCGGTCGACTCCGCCGACGGGCGCGGGGGGTCGCGCCGGACCGGGGCCGCCGCCGACGCCCTGACCCGCCGCGGCGTCACGGCCCGGCCCGCACGGGCCGGCGAGATCGCGCAGGCCGCGGTGGTGGTGCTGCCCGACTCCGCCGACCCGCCCGTCGACCTCGGGGAGCACGCGGTGGTGCTGCGGGTGCGGCCGTCGGGGGCGGACCGGGACGACGACCTGGACCAGTCCCTGTCCCGCATCACCGTCACCCCCACCGACGCCCGCCACCCCTGA
- a CDS encoding serine/threonine-protein kinase, which yields MFGPYRLDGLLGSGGMGEVHRAYHVAQDRTVALKLLHADLGEDAEFRQRFLRESRVTARLTDPHVIPIHNWGEIDGRLYLDMRLVEGEDLAELLERSGRLSPARAVGVLSQVARALDSAHRSGLIHRDVKPSNVLLAANEDGDDFAYLVDFGIARSLSSDTTGAGITRAGTAVGTLDYMAPERFLEQPVDGRADVYALACVLHECLTGEKPFPVEGLPALMRAHLRTPPPRPSQHRVAAPATIDDVVARGMAKDPAQRFPSAGALAVAARKALDGSVTVADLSRPEPARPEPARPGVAPDQPTIVPAAPPDLPSDHAQLIDRAALERAARRARADQPRPAPTDRPAPPPRPPDRPAPARPGPGWGPDATTPLGRETPLRHAATSNAPLPAYRPPAAPAAAPRRSPWPFVAGGAVLVVAAVVAAVLLLPRATDPPQPPADLTPAQQSLLAVLPIGFSAANCAPAPDRESPAVDAALTCTDGPANGPGTATFLHYAAEAQLAADHAADATARALPEGDITTCRDGTATAGSWSRNRETGALACYAEAATGATIDWTDPRTRTRAVVTRSDGDAAVLYDWWSFGGFL from the coding sequence ATGTTCGGGCCGTACCGGCTCGACGGGCTGCTCGGGAGCGGCGGGATGGGCGAGGTCCACCGCGCCTACCACGTGGCGCAGGACCGCACGGTCGCCCTGAAGCTCCTGCACGCCGACCTGGGCGAGGACGCGGAGTTCCGGCAGCGGTTCCTGCGCGAGTCGCGGGTGACGGCGCGCCTGACCGATCCGCACGTCATCCCCATCCACAACTGGGGCGAGATCGACGGCCGGCTCTACCTCGACATGCGCCTGGTCGAGGGCGAGGACCTCGCGGAGCTGCTGGAGCGGTCCGGGCGGCTGTCCCCGGCCCGGGCGGTCGGGGTGCTCTCGCAGGTCGCGCGGGCGCTGGACAGCGCGCACCGGTCCGGGCTGATCCACCGCGACGTCAAGCCGTCCAACGTGCTCCTCGCCGCGAACGAGGACGGCGACGACTTCGCCTACCTCGTCGACTTCGGCATCGCGCGCTCGCTGAGCAGCGACACCACCGGGGCCGGGATCACGCGGGCGGGCACGGCCGTCGGCACGCTGGACTACATGGCCCCGGAGCGGTTCCTGGAGCAGCCGGTCGACGGGCGCGCCGACGTCTACGCGCTGGCCTGCGTGCTGCACGAGTGCCTGACCGGGGAGAAGCCGTTCCCGGTGGAGGGGCTGCCCGCGCTGATGCGGGCGCACCTGCGCACCCCACCGCCCCGGCCGTCGCAGCACCGGGTCGCCGCGCCCGCCACGATCGACGACGTCGTGGCGCGCGGCATGGCGAAGGACCCGGCGCAGCGCTTCCCGTCGGCCGGGGCGCTCGCCGTGGCCGCGCGCAAGGCGCTCGACGGGTCGGTGACGGTCGCCGACCTGTCCCGTCCCGAACCGGCGCGCCCCGAACCGGCCCGGCCCGGCGTCGCCCCCGACCAGCCGACGATCGTCCCGGCCGCACCGCCCGACCTGCCCTCCGACCACGCCCAGCTGATCGACCGCGCGGCGCTCGAGCGCGCGGCCCGCCGGGCGCGGGCGGACCAGCCGCGGCCCGCCCCGACCGACCGGCCGGCCCCGCCGCCGCGCCCGCCGGACCGTCCCGCGCCCGCCCGTCCGGGTCCCGGGTGGGGTCCGGACGCGACGACCCCCCTGGGACGCGAGACCCCCCTCCGGCACGCGGCGACGTCGAACGCCCCGCTCCCGGCGTACCGCCCGCCCGCCGCACCCGCCGCGGCCCCGCGCCGGTCGCCGTGGCCGTTCGTGGCGGGCGGTGCGGTGCTGGTGGTCGCGGCGGTCGTGGCGGCGGTGCTGCTGCTCCCCCGCGCCACCGACCCCCCGCAGCCCCCCGCCGACCTGACGCCCGCGCAGCAGTCGCTGCTGGCCGTCCTGCCGATCGGGTTCTCCGCGGCGAACTGCGCGCCCGCGCCCGACCGCGAGTCCCCGGCCGTCGACGCCGCCCTGACCTGCACGGACGGGCCTGCGAACGGCCCGGGCACGGCGACGTTCCTGCACTACGCCGCCGAGGCGCAGCTCGCGGCCGACCACGCCGCCGACGCCACCGCCCGCGCGCTCCCCGAGGGCGACATCACCACCTGCCGCGACGGGACCGCCACGGCCGGGAGCTGGTCCCGCAACCGCGAGACCGGGGCGCTCGCCTGCTACGCCGAGGCCGCGACGGGTGCCACGATCGACTGGACCGATCCCCGCACCCGCACCCGGGCCGTCGTCACCCGGTCCGACGGCGACGCCGCCGTCCTCTACGACTGGTGGTCGTTCGGCGGGTTCCTCTGA
- a CDS encoding FHA domain-containing protein, whose protein sequence is MNAAVDGGRAVVLVGDGLVARFPGILCVARCPEPEPLARLLAHCRAVAGPEPGRALARRLAGWLGGPDAPPDSLVFGTVAGAGESCAVFLSGGVGAQVGDVVLSGADAAAWTDRLVPPGPLRLALDGAGAAPAPHAVLLDLRQGVVGGGGVELLTAAAPAPAPAPPHNINAHPTLIGMEAVDAGTDPEVRKVPAAAPPATEPRGGPSAGARPATAPGAPPPAALPATAPLGAASSGAPSATGPATAPSAEPPAAGSFRADASPASAPDAPPAAAPSPDGPSPTVPAAAGAEESSPRPSWPPPAVELGKGAAGPRSAAAPSAPGPADPADRSGDRGAAGPEDRDGAGRSSRARPAPRRAEAILGVEPAEPPRPPLEAGEPVGTGTRSLSGGPATAAPTGPKPGEARGHLCSRGHLNDPRSHFCVLCGIRMNERTGVLVIGSRPPLGLLVFDDGATYTVDAEYLVGRMPESDDRVRSGALRSIVVEDRSGAVSRVHAEVRVDNWDVVLVDSGSRNGTFVASPGDPAWTPLPPGRSRRLEPGMRVRLGGRTFVFESPSGVR, encoded by the coding sequence GTGAACGCCGCCGTCGACGGCGGGCGCGCCGTCGTGCTGGTGGGCGACGGCCTGGTCGCCCGCTTCCCGGGGATCCTCTGCGTCGCCCGCTGCCCGGAGCCCGAGCCGCTGGCCCGCCTGCTCGCGCACTGCCGCGCCGTGGCCGGTCCCGAGCCCGGCCGCGCCCTCGCCCGCCGCCTCGCCGGGTGGCTCGGCGGCCCCGACGCCCCGCCCGACTCCCTCGTCTTCGGCACGGTCGCGGGGGCCGGGGAGTCGTGCGCGGTGTTCCTGTCCGGCGGGGTCGGCGCACAGGTCGGCGACGTGGTGCTGTCCGGGGCGGACGCCGCCGCCTGGACCGACCGGCTCGTCCCGCCCGGCCCACTGCGCCTCGCGCTCGACGGGGCCGGCGCCGCACCCGCCCCGCACGCGGTGCTGCTCGACCTGCGCCAGGGCGTCGTCGGGGGTGGGGGAGTGGAGCTGCTCACCGCCGCCGCCCCGGCCCCCGCCCCCGCGCCGCCCCACAACATCAACGCCCACCCCACCCTGATCGGGATGGAGGCGGTGGACGCGGGCACCGACCCGGAGGTGCGGAAGGTGCCCGCCGCCGCTCCCCCCGCGACCGAGCCCCGTGGTGGCCCGTCCGCCGGCGCGCGGCCCGCCACCGCGCCCGGTGCCCCGCCTCCCGCCGCCCTGCCTGCCACCGCGCCCTTGGGGGCGGCGTCCTCCGGTGCTCCGTCTGCGACAGGGCCCGCCACCGCCCCGTCCGCCGAACCGCCTGCCGCCGGGTCGTTCCGCGCCGACGCATCGCCCGCGTCGGCGCCCGACGCACCACCCGCCGCGGCGCCGTCCCCGGACGGGCCGTCCCCCACCGTGCCGGCCGCCGCCGGTGCGGAGGAGTCGTCCCCGCGCCCCTCGTGGCCGCCCCCCGCCGTCGAGCTCGGGAAGGGGGCCGCCGGTCCCCGGTCGGCCGCTGCGCCGTCGGCCCCGGGCCCCGCCGACCCGGCCGACAGGTCGGGCGACCGTGGCGCAGCGGGTCCGGAGGACCGGGACGGCGCCGGCCGGTCGTCCCGAGCGCGGCCCGCGCCCCGTCGCGCCGAAGCGATCCTCGGCGTGGAGCCCGCGGAACCGCCGCGCCCGCCCCTGGAGGCGGGTGAGCCGGTCGGCACCGGCACCCGGTCGCTGTCGGGCGGGCCGGCCACCGCGGCCCCCACCGGGCCGAAGCCGGGTGAGGCGCGCGGCCACCTGTGCTCGCGCGGGCACCTCAACGACCCCCGCTCGCACTTCTGCGTGCTGTGCGGGATCCGGATGAACGAGCGCACCGGCGTCCTGGTCATCGGCTCGCGCCCCCCGCTCGGCCTGCTCGTGTTCGACGACGGCGCCACCTACACCGTCGACGCCGAGTACCTGGTGGGCCGCATGCCGGAGTCCGACGACCGCGTCCGTTCCGGCGCGCTGCGCTCGATCGTCGTCGAGGACCGTTCCGGTGCCGTGTCCCGCGTGCACGCCGAGGTGCGCGTCGACAACTGGGACGTCGTCCTCGTCGACTCCGGTTCGCGCAACGGCACGTTCGTCGCCTCCCCGGGTGATCCGGCCTGGACCCCGCTCCCGCCCGGCCGGTCCCGCCGGCTGGAGCCGGGCATGCGGGTACGGCTGGGTGGCCGCACGTTCGTCTTTGAGTCGCCGTCCGGGGTGCGCTGA
- a CDS encoding DUF4439 domain-containing protein yields MSQIDEDSTDALQAALAAEHAALWAYGLAVAFLGPQNRAQARDDAAAHRRLRAAVETTLSQLGARAVSAQPSYAPPEPVVDAASAAALAVVAETDALGAWRSVLERTGDRPLRSAALDALTQGTLRCARWRVVVGSPPAIPDFPGL; encoded by the coding sequence ATGAGCCAGATCGACGAGGACTCCACCGACGCCCTGCAGGCCGCGCTCGCCGCGGAGCACGCCGCGCTGTGGGCCTACGGCCTGGCGGTGGCGTTCCTGGGCCCGCAGAACCGGGCGCAGGCGCGCGACGACGCCGCGGCGCACCGCAGGCTGCGGGCGGCCGTGGAGACGACCCTGTCGCAGCTCGGGGCGCGCGCGGTGTCGGCCCAGCCGTCCTACGCGCCGCCCGAACCGGTCGTCGACGCCGCGTCGGCGGCGGCGCTGGCGGTCGTCGCGGAGACCGACGCGCTCGGCGCGTGGCGGTCGGTGCTGGAGCGCACCGGGGACCGCCCGCTGCGCAGCGCGGCGCTCGACGCCCTCACCCAGGGCACGCTGCGGTGCGCCCGGTGGCGGGTGGTGGTCGGCAGCCCGCCGGCGATCCCGGACTTCCCCGGCCTCTGA
- a CDS encoding secondary thiamine-phosphate synthase enzyme YjbQ: MRSEVIQIRTGDRETVVDLTAEIDAFLASGDGGDGLLSVWVPHATAGIAVIETGAGSDTDLLTALRALLPADDRWGHRHGSAGHGRDHVLPGIVAPSITVPVLGGRPTLGTWQSVCLVDTNGDNPVRSVRLSFLAG; this comes from the coding sequence ATGCGCAGCGAAGTGATCCAGATCCGGACCGGCGACCGCGAGACCGTCGTCGACCTGACCGCCGAGATCGACGCGTTCCTCGCCTCCGGCGACGGCGGCGACGGCCTGCTCAGCGTGTGGGTGCCGCACGCCACCGCGGGGATCGCGGTGATCGAGACCGGGGCGGGCAGCGACACCGACCTGCTCACGGCCCTGCGCGCCCTCCTGCCCGCCGACGACCGGTGGGGCCACCGCCACGGGAGCGCGGGTCACGGGCGCGACCACGTGCTGCCCGGGATCGTCGCCCCGTCGATCACGGTCCCGGTGCTCGGCGGGCGCCCGACGCTGGGCACCTGGCAGTCGGTCTGCCTGGTCGACACCAACGGCGACAACCCCGTCCGGTCGGTGCGCCTGTCGTTCCTGGCGGGCTGA
- a CDS encoding aminotransferase class V-fold PLP-dependent enzyme, whose translation MRSAFDRSFDVPHGYLNTASIGVPPVDVADAVAAAVLGWRTGSARPGDFDAPVATAREAWARLVGVPVGRVALGATVSGLVSLVAAALPRPSRVLVAAGEFTSVSWPFAARGHDLTEVPLDEVGARAAEFDAVAVAVVQSADGRIVDLDALRAARASGTRVVLDATQATGWLDADLGWADAVTGGAYKWLLSPRGAAWLAVHPEWDLPAEQAGWFAGADVWDSVYGLPLRLAPDARALDTSPAWFSHVGAAVALPWLVGLDRAAVHAHCTGLADALRAGLGMEPAGSAIVAVRTPGAQERLAAAGIACAARAGAARLAFHLYTDRADVDRALDALT comes from the coding sequence GTGCGCAGCGCCTTCGACCGCTCCTTCGACGTCCCGCACGGCTACCTCAACACCGCGAGCATCGGCGTGCCGCCGGTCGACGTCGCCGACGCCGTGGCCGCGGCGGTGCTGGGGTGGCGCACCGGGTCCGCCCGGCCCGGCGACTTCGACGCGCCCGTCGCGACCGCGCGGGAAGCCTGGGCGCGGCTGGTCGGGGTGCCGGTCGGGCGGGTGGCGCTCGGGGCGACGGTGTCCGGGCTCGTGTCGCTGGTGGCCGCCGCGCTGCCGCGGCCGTCGCGGGTGCTCGTCGCCGCGGGGGAGTTCACGAGCGTCAGCTGGCCGTTCGCCGCGCGCGGCCACGACCTGACCGAGGTCCCCCTCGACGAGGTGGGGGCGCGGGCGGCCGAGTTCGACGCCGTCGCCGTCGCGGTGGTGCAGTCGGCCGACGGACGGATCGTCGACCTCGACGCCCTGCGCGCGGCCCGCGCGTCCGGCACCCGCGTCGTCCTGGACGCGACGCAGGCCACCGGCTGGCTCGACGCCGACCTCGGCTGGGCCGACGCCGTCACCGGCGGCGCGTACAAGTGGCTGCTCAGCCCGCGCGGGGCGGCCTGGCTCGCCGTCCACCCGGAGTGGGACCTGCCCGCCGAGCAGGCGGGCTGGTTCGCCGGTGCCGACGTCTGGGACAGCGTCTACGGCCTCCCGCTGCGCCTGGCCCCCGACGCGCGGGCGCTGGACACGTCACCGGCCTGGTTCAGCCACGTCGGCGCGGCCGTCGCGCTGCCGTGGCTGGTCGGGCTCGACCGCGCCGCGGTGCACGCCCACTGCACCGGCCTGGCCGACGCCCTGCGCGCCGGGCTGGGGATGGAGCCGGCCGGGTCGGCGATCGTCGCGGTCCGGACGCCGGGCGCGCAGGAGCGGCTGGCCGCCGCCGGGATCGCGTGTGCGGCGCGCGCCGGAGCCGCCCGCCTCGCGTTCCACCTCTACACGGACCGGGCCGACGTCGACCGCGCGCTGGACGCCCTCACCTGA
- a CDS encoding protein kinase domain-containing protein: protein MDAALTAPSAVADYEIVRLLGEGNHGRYYLARPPARLGLAEEFVALKVFGDRVGEQAYERGVRELRAFAAVRSPYLVRVFDAVLEDSFVYAMEYFPLGSLAAPAGAVDRATTLLALEHAARAAHALHEAGLAHGDVKPANVLLAGDAGGPPAGGRLSDLGLARHLSPGTTLTGMGRASSVEFTDPDLLAGARPSRRTEVWALGATVHRALAGTGLFGDLPDTQPLLAIRKVLSGQPVVHPGLAPADADLVRACLAEGSARLATAEQVADRLADLPR from the coding sequence GTGGACGCTGCGCTGACGGCCCCCTCCGCGGTGGCCGACTACGAGATCGTGCGGTTGCTCGGCGAGGGCAACCACGGCCGCTACTACCTGGCCCGCCCGCCCGCGCGCCTCGGGCTGGCCGAGGAGTTCGTCGCGCTGAAGGTGTTCGGCGACCGCGTGGGGGAGCAGGCCTACGAGCGCGGCGTGCGGGAGCTGCGCGCGTTCGCCGCGGTCCGCTCGCCGTACCTGGTGCGGGTCTTCGACGCCGTGCTGGAGGACAGCTTCGTCTACGCGATGGAGTACTTCCCGCTCGGTTCGCTCGCCGCCCCGGCCGGGGCCGTCGACCGCGCCACGACGCTGCTCGCCCTGGAGCACGCCGCCCGTGCCGCGCACGCGCTGCACGAGGCCGGGCTCGCGCACGGCGACGTCAAGCCGGCCAACGTCCTGCTCGCCGGGGACGCGGGCGGGCCGCCGGCCGGCGGGCGCCTGTCCGACCTCGGGCTCGCCCGGCACCTCAGCCCCGGCACGACGCTGACCGGCATGGGCCGCGCCAGCTCCGTCGAGTTCACCGATCCCGACCTGCTCGCCGGTGCCCGCCCCTCGCGCCGCACCGAGGTGTGGGCGCTGGGCGCCACGGTCCACCGCGCGCTCGCCGGCACCGGCCTGTTCGGCGACCTCCCCGACACGCAGCCGCTGCTGGCGATCCGCAAGGTCCTGTCCGGGCAGCCGGTGGTGCACCCGGGCCTCGCCCCCGCCGACGCCGACCTCGTGCGGGCCTGCCTCGCGGAGGGGTCCGCGCGACTGGCCACCGCCGAGCAGGTCGCCGACCGGCTGGCCGACCTGCCCCGGTGA